One Triticum dicoccoides isolate Atlit2015 ecotype Zavitan chromosome 4B, WEW_v2.0, whole genome shotgun sequence genomic window carries:
- the LOC119291497 gene encoding uncharacterized protein LOC119291497, with protein sequence MRAAAAQIDPSPSPSPAALAKSRLKRLFERQVLRVSPAERLPPISAGGEKDKEKDDLEPSSVCLDGMVRSFLEDGGGTVGERAPAARCCNCFNGGDASDDEDGPAAAEASAISDAAETIKGLVHCASLRERNLLADVSTLVERHRAAGARKRDLLRLLAASLRAMGHDAALCLSRWDKSSSHPAGEHAYVDVLLPAGSERGDRERVLVDVDFRSQFEVARPTKAYRAVLQRLPSAFVGKEDRLRLLVAAAADSSRASLKKRGLHLAPWRKPEYMRAKWLSRYEREAPPPAPDASASELAAIGEGGGDGAKA encoded by the exons ATGAGGGCCGCCGCGGCGCAGATCgatccgtccccgtccccgtcccccGCCGCGCTGGCCAAGTCGCGGCTCAAGCGCCTGTTCGAGCGCCAGGTCCTGCGGGTCTCGCCGGCGGAGCGGCTCCCGCCCATCTCCGCCGGCGGggagaaggacaaggagaaggatgaCTTGGAGCCCAGCTCGGTGTGCCTGGACGGCATGGTCCGCAGCTTCCTGGAGGACGGCGGCGGCACCGTCGGCGAGCGGGCCCCGGCCGcgcgctgctgcaactgcttcaacGGCGGCGACGCCTCGGACGACGAGGACGGGCCCGCCGCGGCCGAAGCGTCTGCCATCTCCGACGCCGCGGAGACCATCAAG GGCCTCGTCCACTGTGCCAGTCTCCGGGAGCGCAACCTCCTCGCGGACGTGTCCACGCTCGTGGAGCGCCACCGCGCGGCGGGGGCGCGCAAGCgcgacctcctccgcctcctcgcggcgTCCCTCCGCGCCATGGGCCACGACGCCGCGCTCTGCCTCTCCCGCTGGGACAAGTCGTCCTCCCACCCCGCCGGCGAGCACGCCTACGTCGACGTCCTCCTCCCCGCCGGCTCGGAGCGCGGCGACCGCGAGCGCGTCCTCGTGGACGTCGACTTCAGGTCCCAGTTCGAGGTCGCACGGCCCACCAAGGCCTACCGCGCCGTGCTGCAGCGGCTCCCGTCGGCGTTCGTCGGCAAGGAGGACCGGCTGCGCCTGCTGGTGGCCGCCGCCGCAGACTCCTCGCGCGCCAGCCTCAAGAAGCGCGGCCTCCACCTCGCGCCGTGGCGGAAGCCCGAGTACATGCGCGCCAAGTGGCTGTCCCGCTACGAGCGCGAggctcctcctccggcgccggatGCCTCTGCCAGTGAGCTCGCCGCCATCGGCGAGGGAGGCGGAGACGGAGCCAAAGCTTAA